The genomic region ACGATCTCCACTTTATCAAATTGATGTAAACGATTCAATCCTCTTACATGCGCTCCATAAGATCCAGCTTCTCTTCTAAAACATGGAGTATAACCGGTACATTTAATTGGAAAATCTGTTTCGGTCATCAAATTATCACGAAACATGTTCGTCATAGGAACCTCAGCCGTTGGGATCAGGTAAAGATCATCTTCGGTAACATGATACATTTGCCCTTCTTTATCTGGCAACTGTCCTGTTCCGTAACCTGAAGCTTCGTTGACCATAAGAGGCAATTGATATTCTGTATAACCAGCTTCGGTTGCTTTATCCAGGAACCAGGAAATTAAGGCACGCTGTAATCTCGCTCCTTTTCCTTTATACACCGGAAATCCTGCTCCAGTGATCTTATTCCCTAGCTCAAAATCTATAATATCATACTTCTTAGCCAGTTCCCAGTGTGGTTGAGATCCTTCGGCTAGTACCGGAACATCACCATCTTTAAATATCTCCTCATTGTCCTCTTCGCTATTACCGGCGGGAACAGATGGATGTGGAATATTTGGGATCGTATATAGCAACTCCTGCAATTGAGCTGTGGTGCTATTAAGTAATTCTGAAAGATCTTTAGAATCTTCCTTTAATTTCCCGGTTTTTTGCTTTAAAACATTAGCCTTCTGGTGTTCCCCATTTTTGAACATAAGCCCTATTTCTTTCGAAAGCTTATTGGATGTCGCCAGGGTATCATCTAATTGCGCCTGCGTGGACCTTCTGGTCTCATCCAGTTCGAGGATCTTATCGAACACAGCTTCAGCCTCAAAATTTCGCTTTTTGAGTGCCTGTATATATTCGTCTTTATGTTCTGCTATTTTGGAAACCTGTAACATAAGGCCTGAAAATTTTAAATGAAGTTGAAATTTTTATAAGCTGCAAATGTAGCAAAAGCAGGCTAGAAAATTAGTCTTCAGTAGAAGGTAAAATCCAGTCATGATGACGAAAATGTTGCCATTCTTCAGCCGCCAGATCTACCTTTGGATCAATAAGGGTTTTATAGGGACCACGATTCACCCTTATTTTTCCTTCAGTATAAACCTCTATTTCCATACCTTTTTCAGCATATTCCTGCTCGAGTCTTTGCGCAAATTGCCAGATCATGTCCGGTTTGCTTGGAATAGCTTTTAATTGTTTTCGGGACAGGTAATCTTCTTTCTGAACAATGATGGTATCGCTGGTTCCTTTTTCTACTACTTTGAAAGTAATTCTACCACCTTTGCCTCGCAACATCATTCGCCAGCTTAAGCGATGTCCTTCTTCGGTCCATAGTACATCATCCTGAAAAAACCAATGTCGTAAAGGCAATGCGATCTGTATAGCGAACCACACTGCCAGAGCGCCAATAAAGATCTTATTCCAGGAAGGAACATTGATCTCATTTCCAGTGTAAAATCTCTTCTTTCCACGCAGGAATATCTTGTTGATAGTTTCCGAAGGAAAAAAGAAAATACAGAAAGCGAGCGACATATAGGGAAAAATGCCAATATGAAAGATAAAGCTATTGAAAAGATGGAAGAATATCGCAGCGATAAATGCTGTTAATCTTGTTCTTTTCCAAAGTAGCAATGGGATAATCAGCAGATCAAAAAGGAGTCCGAAATAAGTAATCGCGTAGCGAATCCAGGGTTGTTGAAGAAACTCTCCAACCAGCCAGTAATCCTTCTTAGAAGCCATTAGCATCGCAGGAAAACTACCATCCAGCCAGTCTGGGTAAAATTTGGCTACGGAAGCATAAGTATATACAATCCATAACTGAAGTACGATTACCACCCAGACCCACCTGGGCATGGAAATTCTGCTTATTTCCGGTTTTCTCCACGCATCTATCGAAAACCAACGATGTGCCGGCAGAAAGCTCATGATAAAACATAACAACATGAGCAGGTAGTAATGATTATTATAAGAAGATTTCTGCATTAAATACACCCCAGCCCACATGATCCCGTAGAGTACCATGGACATTCGATATTTGAAACCCATCATAACAAAAATTCCGAAAACCCCCATGATCGCATAATACCAGATCATCCCATTTCCAGGCAGCGGTTGTAGAAATTCGAATCCAATAAAATTGAAGGTGAATTCTGGTTCTATCATGGTTCGGCGAATCCAACCAGTGAAAATAGCGCCAAATGCTTCAATGGTGATCAATAATCCAAATAACGCACGAAAAACAACAAGTGCTGAATTATCGACTTCTTTGAATAACCACCTATTCAGCATAATTATCCTTGATATATTGACTTGAAAATGCCTGATCCTGCTTCATGGCGATCTTTAATTCTTGTACTGAATTAAATTTCTTTTCATCGCGGATCCTTACCAGCATTTCTATGGTAAATTCTTTTCCGTATAGATCTTTATCAAGATCAAAAAAGTAAGTTTCTATCGTTTGCTCCTTCCCTCCAACAGTAGGATTTGTTCCAATATTCATCATTCCAAAAATGTTCTGTCCATCCATCACAGATCTTACTACGTAAACACCATTCTTCGGTATTAGTTTATAATCTTCAGGAATCTCCATATTTGCGGTGGGATAGCCAAGATCTTTGCCAATCCCTCTCCCTCTAACCACGGTACCCTTCAGAGTAAATTCGCTTTGAAGGTAAATATTGGCCTGTTCCACTCTCCCCTCCAGAAGTGCTTTTCGAATCTTTGTAGAACTTACAGCTACTTGCTCCACGTCCTGCTGAGAGATCTCTTCTACCTCGAAACCAAATTCTTTTCCAAATTGCTTGAGATCATTGATATCTGCAGTGCGATTACGCCCGAATCTATGGTCATAACCAATAATGATCTTTTTTGCCCTGAGTTTATTTACAAGGATATCCCGTACGAATTCCAGTGCCGTTAACCTCGAAAATTGATGTGTAAAAGGATGAACCACAAGGTGATCTATCCCTGTTTGATCTAATAATTGCTTGCGCTCCTCGATCGTATTGATAAGCTTGATATCGCTTTCCTTCTGCAATACCATTCTTGGATGAGGAAAAAAGGTTAGCACTACCGCGTCCAGGTTGTTGGCGTTGGCAGAGTTCACAAGGCGATCTATGATCTTGCGATGTCCTGCATGAACACCATCAAAAGTCCCTATGGTCACTACAGTTTGACGTTCACTACTAAATGAGTTTGCACCTTTATGCTCTTCCAAATCCTGTTATTTTCCGTTATATGAATTCATGGTATTGGAAACTCCAGCTGTTCCAAAGCTCAATATTAATTCTGCGGAAGTTTTCAAACGTTCCGGCATCTTCTTAAGTTCATCACCTTCCCATTCACCAAGTACATAATCTATTTGTTGTCCTTTGGCGAACTCATCACTGATCCCGAATCTAAAGCGATTGTATTTCGTGGTATTTAATTGTGCCTGTATATCTTTGAGTCCATTATGACCACCGTCGCTACCTTTGGTTTTGAGTCTCAAAGTTCCAAAGGAAAGGTTGAGATCATCTGTCACTATTAGTAAATTTTCCAGGTTGATTTTTTCCTTCTGCATCCAGTAATTTACTGCCTTCCCGCTAAGATTCATATACGTGCTGGGCTTGAGAAGCACAAATGTTCTTCCTTTAAATTTAAAGCTGGCAACGTCGCCCAGTTTCTGGGTTTCAAAGCTCACCTCTTTTTCTCTGGCAAGTTCATCAAGGATCTTAAATCCTATATTATGCCTGGTATTTTCGTATTTCGGGCCAATGTTTCCTAAGCCTACGATCAAAAATTTCTTCATGGGATCTATTTGCTTCCCGGTCTCTTTCTTACGTAATATCCTTCCGAAGAATGAAAGCATCCAATTTAGTTTTCGTAAAGATAAAATTTATCAGCTACTTTGAAATTAGATTACTAAAAACCGAATGATAAAATTCTGCTAATAAAAAAAGCATTCCGAAGTGGAATGCTTTTCTATATGAATTAAAGACTAAGACTAGTTGTCTTCTCCTTCTTTTACTGCTGCCACATCATCAGTCTCAGTAGCTGGTACTTCGTCTGGAGCAACTTCATCTTCGTCATCATCATCGTCAAGAGCAACAATGTTACGAGAAGTTCTTACCTGACAGATTACTGTGTTATCTGGATGCTGGATCACATAATCCTCACTAGCAACACCAGTTACATAAAGCTTCTGACCGATTTTAAGTTTAGATACATCTGCAACGATGTAATCAGGAAGATCTCCAGGTAAACCTCTTACCTTAAGACGACGAAGGTTGTATCTTAGTACACCACCGTTCTTAACTCCTCTTGCAACACCTTCAGTGTGAACAGGAATTTCCATTGTAATTGGCTTATCATCGAAGATCTGGTAGAAATCGATGTGAAGGATAGAATCATTCACTGGGTGAAATTGAATATCCTGAAGAATTGCATCAAAAGATTTTCCATCTTTCAATTTAATTTTAACTGTATGTACATCTGGAGTGTACACAAGGTCTTTGAATGAGATTTCCTCTGCTGCAAAGTGTAGTGGATCACCTTCTACGCCGTACAATACGCAAGGAACCTGTCCAGCATTACGTAGTGCCTTCGTTGCCTTCTTGCCTACGCTTTCTCTTTTAGATCCGTTGATCGTAATTGATTTCATTGTTGTAATTTAAAGTTATAACAAATGTCGTCGGGTCCGCTTTGGACTGCCTTCATTTGCCAAAATTTTGAGGTTGCAAAAGTAAAGCTTTTTCTGAATCTATAAAATACTGATCCTTAAAAAGTTCAGATGAATTACAGAGATCATGATTTTGGTATCTCTCACTGGAAGTTCATCTATTATTTGTATAAATTGAAGCTTATTTAATTCTGAAGTACATGGAGAACCCATCTGAAACTGTAAATGCCAACAAGCGAATAGCCGCGATCGATCTTGGCACAAATTCTTTTCATGCCGTACTGGTAGATATTTATCCTGATGGAAGTTTTAGAACGGTAGACAAACTGAAGGAAATGGTTATTCTTGCCGAAAAAGGAATGGATAATAAATTAAGTGAAGAAGCCATGCAACGTGGCCTTAACGCTATGAAAAGAATTAAGTTTCTATGCGATAGCATGCACGTGGAAGAAATCATCGCCTTCGCCACTTCAGCCATACGGGAAGCCACCAATGGAGGAGATTTTATTCAACGAATGAAAGCGGAATCTGGCATCAAAGTCAGAGCAATCTCGGGCAGTAAGGAAGCAGCATTAATAGGGCTGGCGGTTCAGCATAGTATAGCTCTTTCCGAAGAACTGGTCTTGATGGTAGATATTGGAGGAGGTAGCGTGGAATTTATTCTGGGTAATAATGAGAAGTTTCTCTATTCTCAGAGTTTGAAACTCGGCGTTGCCCGCATGGCGGCAAAATTTGTTTCTAATGACCCTATTAGTAAAGAAGAGATCAAATCCTTAAAAAAACATTATAAAAAAGAACTTGGTGAACTTTCAGAAATACTAGCAAAACATAAAGTTAGAACCATTATTGGAAGTTCCGGAACCATGGAGAATATAGGAGCCATGATCGCCAACAGAAACTCTCATACGGTCAATATGAGCCTGAACGAACTGGTTTTTGATGTTTCAGAATTTAAAAAACTTTACAAGGATTTTATTCAGCTTGATCGCCAAGAACGTGAGGATATTAGTGAGCTGGATGAAAAAAGAATAGATATCATCAATCCGGGAATGGTGCTGGTGAAATATCTTATCAAGGAATTTAATATCGAAGAAATCAAAATTTCTGAAGCTGCGCTTCGAGATGGGATGATCCTCGATTTTATCAAAAAGGAACGTCCAAAACTTGATCTGGTCGCTAATTATCCTGAACCACGTAAGCGTAGTGTCCATGAACTCTTACGGAAATGTCACTGGATGGAAGATCACTCCCGGCATGTGGCTGCGATGAGCCTGCAATTATTCGATGCTTTTCAAAAAGATCTTAAACTGGAAGAAGCAGATCGCGAGCTACTGGAATACGCAGCCTTAATGCATGATATTGGTTATTATATCAACTATCGTAAACATCACAAACATACACTGTATATAATAAGACATGCAGATCTACGTGGTTTCAACGAAGATGAGATCAATATCATGGCGCATACCGCTCGTTATCACCGAAGAACTATTCCAAAAAAGAGACATTATCTTTATAAGCAGTTATCCAAGAAACTACGCAAAAGGATCGAAAAGCTAGCCGCATTACTACGTCTTGCCGATGGCCTGGATCGCAGTCACTACCAGAACGTTCAGGAATTGGAGATCATTAGATCTTCAGAGAAGATCAGGTTGCAAATAACAACGCTCGGGGATCCGGAACTGGAAGTCTGGGGAGGTTTACGCAAGGCAGATCTCCTTAAGGATATTACTGGAAAAGAGATCGAGATCATCACGATAGAAAAACAAAACAAACAGAATCAAGCATAAAAAAGCCGGTTTAGAACCGGCTTTTTTTAATGTTGTATCAAATACTGAAGTTACATGATGAACTTTTCACTAATGGAGCGATTATCATTTACACTCTTCATCACATCTGCAAAAAGATTTGCACAGCTCACCACCTTGATTTTCTTGCTTTCCTTTCTTAGTGGAATGGAATCGGTAACGATTAATTCCTCAAGTTTAGATTTTTCTACACGCTCATAAGCTTCACCAGAAAGTACAGGATGCGTACAGATGGCACGAACGCTTAAAGCTCCGCGTTCCATCATAAGGTCTGCTGCTTTGGTTAGAGTTCCTGCGGTGTCAACCATATCATCTACCAGGACTACATTTTTCCCGGTAACATCTCCAATTAGCTCCATATGGGAGATCACATTTGCTTTCGCTCTTTGCTTGTAGCAAATCACCACATCGGTTTCTAATGCTTTGGAATATGCATAAGCTCTTTTAGAACCACCCATATCTGGAGAAGCGATGGTCAGGTTATCAAGTCCAAGATTCTTTAAGTATGGAAGAAAAACAGTACTGGCGTAAAGGTGATCCACAGGTTTTTCGAAAAATCCCTGGATCTGGTCGGCATGAAGATCCATTGTGATGATCCTGGTTGCACCAGCAGTTTCGAGAATACTTGCGATCATTTTAGCTGCAATGGGCACACGAGGTTTATCCTTACGATCCTGTCTTGCCCAGCCAAAATAAGGCATCACCGCAGTAATATGTCTTGCTGACGCACGTTTTGCAGCATCAAGCATTAGAAGCATTTCCATCAGGTGGTCACTACCGGGATGGGTAGAACCAATGATAAAAACCCTGCTTCCTCTTACAGACTCCTCGAAGGATGGCTGAAATTCACCATCACTATACGTGGAAGTGATCACATTCCCAAGATGAGTGCCGTAATGATCGGCGATTTTCTCGGCCAGCTCCTGGCTTTGTGTACAGTTAAAGATTTTAGCTTCCGTAGTCGGCATTTGTTGTGTTGTTTAGTTGTGTTTGTTATTGTGCCGTAAATTTAGAAAAACTTCCGCGCGAACCGGGCATAATTTGCTAACGGAATTTTAAAAATTACAGTTCCCCTGTTTAATGAGTTAGATCTATGACTACAGCTGCATTCCCCATTCATCCAATTCACGCAGAATATGCTCCAAAGATTTCCCTTTTTCAGTAAGTTGATATTCAACTTTGGGAGGAACCACCGGGTAAACCTTGCGTAAAACCAGTAAGTCTTTCTCCAATTCACGAACTGTTTGCGTGAACATTTTATTACTGATCTCTGGAATTCTGGATTTCAGAATACCAGATCTTTCCGGACCATCCAGTAAATGAAAAAGTACCAAAGGTTTCCATTTTGTACCAATAAGGTTCATGGTCGCATTTAAAGGACAAATATTCTTAGATATAATTCTCGACATAAACCTCTGATTATGTTCTATTTACTCTTTTTATAACCTATACCACTTTTAGGTAACTTATTGTTTACGAGGCTAATATACCGTAATTTTGAAGCTCTAAACAATAAGGTTATGAAAAAAGAAAACGCTTATCCAAGATCATTTTCACATATTGGAATTACTGTTCCAGACCTCCAGAAAGCTGTAGATTTTTATTCTGAAGTAATGGGGTGGTACACGATCATGAAGCCGGCGAAGGTAGAGAAAGACCCTGATACTGCCATTGGACAGATGTGTATCGATGTATTTGGAAACGACTGGGAAGAATTTGAGATCGCACATATGTCTACTTCAGATGGTGTGGGTATCGAGTTGTTTTCATTTTCTAAGGGCAAAAAAGAAGCGCCAGCATTCAACCCATTTAACACAGGATTGTTTCATTTCTGTGTACAGGATCCTGACATTGAAGGTCTAATTGAAAAAATTGTCGCCAATGGTGGGAAACAGCGAATGCCCATTAGAGAATATTACCCGGAAGAAAAACCTTTTAAAATGTGTTATGTTGAAGATCCTTTTGGAATTGTATTTGAAATTTATACGCATAGTTATGAACTCACTTATTCATCTGGCGCCTATTCAGAATAGAATAGTGAACTGAAATATATACCTTGAGACCTATTTAAACGTTCTAATTCGATGTTTACTCATGCTGTTTTCAGGTATTTCAAAGAGATCAATACATACAATGTTCCGCTGGCGATCATCATTGGGATCGCTGCCGGACCCCTGTATGCCCTGCTTATTTTTAGCAGTTTTGGTGTTTTTACAGGTATGCT from Christiangramia sp. OXR-203 harbors:
- the serS gene encoding serine--tRNA ligase yields the protein MLQVSKIAEHKDEYIQALKKRNFEAEAVFDKILELDETRRSTQAQLDDTLATSNKLSKEIGLMFKNGEHQKANVLKQKTGKLKEDSKDLSELLNSTTAQLQELLYTIPNIPHPSVPAGNSEEDNEEIFKDGDVPVLAEGSQPHWELAKKYDIIDFELGNKITGAGFPVYKGKGARLQRALISWFLDKATEAGYTEYQLPLMVNEASGYGTGQLPDKEGQMYHVTEDDLYLIPTAEVPMTNMFRDNLMTETDFPIKCTGYTPCFRREAGSYGAHVRGLNRLHQFDKVEIVRVETQENSYAALDGMVDHIKNLLKELKLPYRILRLCGGDLGFTAALTFDFEVFSTAQDRWLEISSVSNFETFQANRLKLRYKNKENQKELAHTLNGSALALPRVLAGILENYQTEEGIKVPEVLVPYCGFDLID
- a CDS encoding HTTM domain-containing protein, coding for MLNRWLFKEVDNSALVVFRALFGLLITIEAFGAIFTGWIRRTMIEPEFTFNFIGFEFLQPLPGNGMIWYYAIMGVFGIFVMMGFKYRMSMVLYGIMWAGVYLMQKSSYNNHYYLLMLLCFIMSFLPAHRWFSIDAWRKPEISRISMPRWVWVVIVLQLWIVYTYASVAKFYPDWLDGSFPAMLMASKKDYWLVGEFLQQPWIRYAITYFGLLFDLLIIPLLLWKRTRLTAFIAAIFFHLFNSFIFHIGIFPYMSLAFCIFFFPSETINKIFLRGKKRFYTGNEINVPSWNKIFIGALAVWFAIQIALPLRHWFFQDDVLWTEEGHRLSWRMMLRGKGGRITFKVVEKGTSDTIIVQKEDYLSRKQLKAIPSKPDMIWQFAQRLEQEYAEKGMEIEVYTEGKIRVNRGPYKTLIDPKVDLAAEEWQHFRHHDWILPSTED
- a CDS encoding bifunctional riboflavin kinase/FAD synthetase; the encoded protein is MEEHKGANSFSSERQTVVTIGTFDGVHAGHRKIIDRLVNSANANNLDAVVLTFFPHPRMVLQKESDIKLINTIEERKQLLDQTGIDHLVVHPFTHQFSRLTALEFVRDILVNKLRAKKIIIGYDHRFGRNRTADINDLKQFGKEFGFEVEEISQQDVEQVAVSSTKIRKALLEGRVEQANIYLQSEFTLKGTVVRGRGIGKDLGYPTANMEIPEDYKLIPKNGVYVVRSVMDGQNIFGMMNIGTNPTVGGKEQTIETYFFDLDKDLYGKEFTIEMLVRIRDEKKFNSVQELKIAMKQDQAFSSQYIKDNYAE
- the pth gene encoding aminoacyl-tRNA hydrolase: MLSFFGRILRKKETGKQIDPMKKFLIVGLGNIGPKYENTRHNIGFKILDELAREKEVSFETQKLGDVASFKFKGRTFVLLKPSTYMNLSGKAVNYWMQKEKINLENLLIVTDDLNLSFGTLRLKTKGSDGGHNGLKDIQAQLNTTKYNRFRFGISDEFAKGQQIDYVLGEWEGDELKKMPERLKTSAELILSFGTAGVSNTMNSYNGK
- a CDS encoding 50S ribosomal protein L25/general stress protein Ctc, with translation MKSITINGSKRESVGKKATKALRNAGQVPCVLYGVEGDPLHFAAEEISFKDLVYTPDVHTVKIKLKDGKSFDAILQDIQFHPVNDSILHIDFYQIFDDKPITMEIPVHTEGVARGVKNGGVLRYNLRRLKVRGLPGDLPDYIVADVSKLKIGQKLYVTGVASEDYVIQHPDNTVICQVRTSRNIVALDDDDDEDEVAPDEVPATETDDVAAVKEGEDN
- a CDS encoding Ppx/GppA phosphatase family protein; its protein translation is MENPSETVNANKRIAAIDLGTNSFHAVLVDIYPDGSFRTVDKLKEMVILAEKGMDNKLSEEAMQRGLNAMKRIKFLCDSMHVEEIIAFATSAIREATNGGDFIQRMKAESGIKVRAISGSKEAALIGLAVQHSIALSEELVLMVDIGGGSVEFILGNNEKFLYSQSLKLGVARMAAKFVSNDPISKEEIKSLKKHYKKELGELSEILAKHKVRTIIGSSGTMENIGAMIANRNSHTVNMSLNELVFDVSEFKKLYKDFIQLDRQEREDISELDEKRIDIINPGMVLVKYLIKEFNIEEIKISEAALRDGMILDFIKKERPKLDLVANYPEPRKRSVHELLRKCHWMEDHSRHVAAMSLQLFDAFQKDLKLEEADRELLEYAALMHDIGYYINYRKHHKHTLYIIRHADLRGFNEDEINIMAHTARYHRRTIPKKRHYLYKQLSKKLRKRIEKLAALLRLADGLDRSHYQNVQELEIIRSSEKIRLQITTLGDPELEVWGGLRKADLLKDITGKEIEIITIEKQNKQNQA
- a CDS encoding ribose-phosphate pyrophosphokinase, which translates into the protein MPTTEAKIFNCTQSQELAEKIADHYGTHLGNVITSTYSDGEFQPSFEESVRGSRVFIIGSTHPGSDHLMEMLLMLDAAKRASARHITAVMPYFGWARQDRKDKPRVPIAAKMIASILETAGATRIITMDLHADQIQGFFEKPVDHLYASTVFLPYLKNLGLDNLTIASPDMGGSKRAYAYSKALETDVVICYKQRAKANVISHMELIGDVTGKNVVLVDDMVDTAGTLTKAADLMMERGALSVRAICTHPVLSGEAYERVEKSKLEELIVTDSIPLRKESKKIKVVSCANLFADVMKSVNDNRSISEKFIM
- a CDS encoding helix-turn-helix domain-containing protein, with the translated sequence MSRIISKNICPLNATMNLIGTKWKPLVLFHLLDGPERSGILKSRIPEISNKMFTQTVRELEKDLLVLRKVYPVVPPKVEYQLTEKGKSLEHILRELDEWGMQL
- a CDS encoding lactoylglutathione lyase family protein; translated protein: MKKENAYPRSFSHIGITVPDLQKAVDFYSEVMGWYTIMKPAKVEKDPDTAIGQMCIDVFGNDWEEFEIAHMSTSDGVGIELFSFSKGKKEAPAFNPFNTGLFHFCVQDPDIEGLIEKIVANGGKQRMPIREYYPEEKPFKMCYVEDPFGIVFEIYTHSYELTYSSGAYSE